A stretch of the Vibrio sp. YMD68 genome encodes the following:
- a CDS encoding LPP20 family lipoprotein: MMKNKLKLALVAASAGLSLAGCSNSPTSVDIAEREAKAQQVRQEAAANKMEQEQKLAKEMVNSVPEWAISPPQPDSEGIYAVGMGDSQKLHTAIKKANLEAQYALAKAYQQELSGNERSYTQDNGNSGLTEQYTQLIDTLVDNVPVVGFRVIEQEVIPLQGRINAYVLVKLPYDQFNTMLQQKKSEAANTDIKNAFDELEIRLEKRRQARIEESKLTLDKASDKVQDVTDSIITDPDA; the protein is encoded by the coding sequence ATGATGAAAAACAAACTCAAATTAGCTCTTGTAGCTGCCAGCGCCGGATTATCATTAGCTGGTTGCTCTAATAGCCCCACCTCTGTTGACATCGCTGAACGAGAAGCTAAAGCTCAGCAAGTTCGACAAGAAGCAGCTGCTAACAAGATGGAGCAAGAGCAAAAGCTAGCAAAGGAAATGGTTAACTCAGTCCCAGAATGGGCCATAAGCCCTCCTCAGCCTGATTCTGAGGGTATTTATGCAGTTGGTATGGGAGATAGCCAAAAGCTGCATACTGCGATCAAAAAAGCGAATCTCGAAGCGCAATACGCTCTAGCTAAAGCTTACCAACAGGAACTCTCAGGTAATGAGCGCTCTTATACCCAGGACAACGGCAATAGCGGCCTTACAGAACAGTACACTCAATTAATTGACACTTTGGTGGACAACGTACCTGTTGTGGGCTTTCGAGTTATCGAGCAAGAAGTCATCCCTCTACAAGGTCGTATCAACGCCTATGTCCTCGTGAAGCTTCCTTATGACCAATTCAACACAATGCTCCAGCAAAAGAAAAGTGAAGCGGCCAACACGGATATTAAAAACGCATTTGATGAACTTGAGATTAGGTTAGAAAAACGACGTCAGGCGCGTATTGAAGAATCAAAGCTCACTTTGGATAAGGCCAGCGATAAAGTGCAAGACGTTACAGATAGCATCATTACTGATCCAGATGCATGA
- a CDS encoding DNA topoisomerase 3 gives MDLYICEKPSQAKDLAAVMGVTQHGDGFIHDGSGRAITWALGHLLELYMPDDYDEKYKAWSLETLPISPESWRSKVRRSSSKQYKVIEQLVKKASTVYISTDYDREGEAIARSLLDRFRYQGPVKRVCLTALDESSIRKALRNIKDGKETIPLYYASLSRQRADWVVGMNMSRCYTVLAREVGFGQTLHIGRVITPTVALVCQRDSEIANFKPSPFWTMDVGVSVQNGQFLAHWVPPEECSDDQGRCTNKAYAEQVAAQVKGAQALISKAETKAGKESAPLPFDLTSLQQYAAKRWGYSAQETLDAAQALYEKHKATTYPRTDCRYLPESQKEDIPDILQALILSDQRVSGLVAGADQSRSSRAFNDKKITAHHAIIPTPAKTNISAMSEKEFNLYDAIRRFYIAQFYSPFEFNKTTIDVQCGNHSFTANGKTPLRQGWKVLFNNDAESSPQDEGDDLDGPKEQEKLPKVSQGEPALINDSVITDKMTRPSPHFTEATLLSAMENIARFVTEEKFKQILKDTAGLGTPATRAGIIQGAVDKGYLQRKKKLLIATDKAHALIAVVPAAIKSPGMTAAWEQELEKIATGNGNMSVFMQQISGWIVQMIQQLKQNAPTLTQPEGILAKAFKNAEGPTHECFNCGGKLKRIKGSDGFFWGCQNQTCRKTFPDNRGKPEKRIAAEDCPDCPDCGKPMRLRKGKAPGKKRASSFWGCTGYPDCKSTMPYSRKKKSLEELFD, from the coding sequence ATGGATCTGTACATTTGTGAGAAGCCATCCCAAGCAAAAGACCTCGCAGCTGTGATGGGAGTAACTCAGCACGGCGACGGTTTTATTCATGATGGAAGTGGCCGGGCAATAACCTGGGCTCTTGGTCATCTATTAGAACTCTATATGCCCGATGACTATGACGAGAAATATAAAGCATGGTCCCTTGAAACACTGCCTATTTCTCCTGAATCATGGCGTAGCAAGGTGAGGCGTAGCTCTTCCAAGCAATATAAAGTGATCGAGCAGCTGGTGAAAAAAGCCAGCACAGTTTATATCTCGACTGACTATGACAGAGAAGGCGAAGCGATCGCTCGTTCCCTACTCGATAGATTCCGATACCAAGGCCCCGTAAAACGAGTTTGTTTAACTGCTCTTGATGAAAGCAGTATCAGAAAAGCACTTCGAAACATCAAAGATGGCAAGGAGACAATACCTCTTTATTACGCATCCCTATCTCGCCAGCGAGCTGACTGGGTAGTGGGTATGAACATGTCTCGCTGTTATACAGTACTTGCAAGAGAGGTTGGCTTCGGGCAAACGCTCCATATAGGACGAGTAATCACCCCCACGGTCGCCCTTGTGTGCCAGCGAGACAGTGAAATAGCCAACTTCAAACCATCACCGTTCTGGACGATGGACGTCGGTGTATCTGTTCAAAACGGTCAATTCCTTGCTCACTGGGTGCCGCCAGAAGAGTGCTCTGACGATCAAGGGCGATGTACAAACAAAGCGTATGCAGAGCAAGTAGCCGCTCAAGTAAAAGGAGCACAAGCACTTATAAGTAAGGCTGAAACAAAAGCTGGCAAGGAATCAGCCCCTCTTCCATTTGATTTGACTAGTTTACAGCAATACGCGGCCAAACGTTGGGGGTACAGTGCGCAAGAAACACTTGATGCAGCACAAGCTTTGTACGAAAAGCACAAAGCAACCACCTACCCCCGTACAGATTGCAGATACCTGCCAGAATCACAGAAAGAGGATATCCCCGATATTCTTCAAGCTCTGATTCTTTCGGATCAGCGTGTTTCAGGGCTGGTGGCTGGAGCAGACCAATCGAGATCATCAAGAGCGTTCAATGACAAAAAAATCACCGCTCACCATGCCATCATTCCAACTCCGGCCAAAACCAACATAAGTGCCATGAGCGAAAAAGAGTTCAATCTGTACGATGCAATTCGTCGTTTCTACATCGCCCAGTTCTACAGTCCTTTTGAATTCAACAAAACTACAATTGATGTTCAATGCGGCAATCATTCGTTCACGGCCAACGGCAAAACTCCTTTACGTCAAGGTTGGAAAGTACTATTCAACAATGATGCAGAATCATCCCCTCAAGATGAAGGCGATGATCTTGATGGACCAAAAGAGCAAGAGAAATTACCGAAAGTTAGCCAGGGTGAACCAGCCTTGATCAATGATTCGGTAATCACTGACAAAATGACTCGGCCATCACCTCATTTCACCGAAGCCACACTACTAAGCGCGATGGAAAACATTGCTCGCTTTGTCACAGAAGAAAAGTTCAAGCAAATCCTAAAAGACACCGCTGGCCTCGGCACCCCAGCTACCCGTGCAGGCATTATTCAGGGTGCGGTCGATAAAGGGTACTTGCAGAGAAAGAAAAAGCTCCTTATCGCCACAGATAAAGCTCACGCACTTATTGCTGTCGTACCAGCAGCGATCAAAAGCCCAGGCATGACGGCGGCTTGGGAACAGGAACTGGAGAAGATAGCGACAGGGAACGGAAACATGTCCGTCTTTATGCAGCAAATCTCAGGTTGGATTGTTCAAATGATCCAACAACTCAAACAGAATGCTCCAACCCTAACTCAGCCAGAAGGCATCTTAGCTAAGGCTTTCAAAAATGCGGAAGGTCCTACTCATGAATGCTTTAACTGTGGTGGTAAATTAAAACGCATCAAAGGTAGTGACGGTTTCTTTTGGGGTTGCCAAAACCAAACCTGTAGAAAAACTTTTCCTGATAATCGTGGGAAACCAGAAAAGCGTATTGCTGCTGAGGATTGTCCTGATTGTCCTGACTGCGGCAAGCCAATGCGCCTACGTAAAGGTAAGGCTCCAGGTAAAAAGCGAGCTAGCTCTTTTTGGGGTTGTACTGGGTATCCTGATTGTAAATCGACGATGCCGTACTCTCGGAAGAAAAAATCTCTGGAAGAGTTATTTGACTAA
- the mobH gene encoding MobH family relaxase produces the protein MISSAFKKLFGGRGEKKVEVVASQIRDLADEEIPRYPPFAKGLPMAPVDKVLQTQNELIQKIRSTLGFTQEEYDRLVMPVIGRYAAFVHLLPASEAHHHRGAGGLFRHGLEVAFWATQASESVIFSISGSPRERRNNEPRWRLACCFSGLLHDVGKPLSDVVITNSDGSKTWNPYSETLVDWAKRHNVSRYFLRWRDREHKRHEQFSLLTVERILTPEALEFLADPGKDIVESMLQAISGLRINDPVTKLMLKADGESVSRDLKQNRLDVDEFAYGVPVERYVFDALRRLVKTGKWKVNEPGAKVWHLHQGVFITWKQGASDIYDLLTEDKIPGIPRDPDTLADILIERGFALKNVLPEHGKDVFYRYWEVIPELPQEGEEVTGKIKMQMLRLESSELVFTTEPPAAIAGEVIGDEDEQELDASELDDDAPEDGDENSDSLTATPEPIGSLDDGFEIPDFMAAPPSTDSQSSEPKGGTSTDTKTSKNDDKADAPKEPSAQEIAQTAAPLALDDPLKGLKDAGGALGVCDFPFDAFGLNTEPDTTQKDKAETPNVPTEQSEEDTSLPGIDNIRSGKKRQPKASANTAASLSPNEFFGPEPSAIFDAPPMPPEDMFAPIDAVPLDAYDYSHEMEEREEFVPTEHFQDAETYSSSQQDKSSDVDVRGHLENVLSGYGAAESILKEAIIPVLDGHKTLGEVLCFMKKKAVILYPEGARALGAPAEVLNTLFDAGAIVPDPVHPNRKVHDFSGIKGLLLSSDISDVIKAAIEQAEKDFDPIREVSALNDKRQSGKKAEKAHSEKKVKSQQTNQSTPKKPKPAMDISALLPGEQTGGRSSENKRIAQQTAQGKKGTAAKTQTEQHKNESENSASNEEKQNVSRLPKRQKPKTTVNKPPKETRPVSLDFDSDLELPMTKVVGQIDLEDEEPKKPQKAKEISDEDFLPPQSDIDAEEAIRLLKEMIKNQKGRWLVGPVIKEDGCLVTSDKALEKVTGECTNLSKSMLRALLASGQRRPRMTIRQGNLRLEVE, from the coding sequence ATGATAAGTAGTGCCTTTAAAAAATTATTTGGTGGGCGCGGTGAGAAAAAAGTAGAGGTAGTAGCTTCCCAGATTAGGGATTTAGCTGACGAAGAGATACCTCGATACCCGCCGTTTGCCAAAGGGCTACCAATGGCCCCAGTCGATAAAGTGTTGCAGACACAGAACGAACTTATTCAAAAAATCAGGAGCACTTTAGGTTTTACTCAAGAAGAGTACGACCGTTTAGTCATGCCTGTAATTGGCCGTTACGCGGCGTTTGTTCATTTATTACCAGCATCCGAAGCTCATCATCATCGGGGTGCTGGTGGATTGTTTCGTCATGGGCTGGAGGTGGCCTTTTGGGCAACACAGGCATCTGAGTCAGTTATTTTCTCAATTTCAGGCTCCCCTCGTGAACGAAGAAACAATGAGCCGCGATGGCGTTTGGCATGTTGTTTTTCAGGGTTATTGCATGACGTTGGTAAGCCATTGTCTGATGTTGTGATCACAAACAGCGATGGTAGTAAAACGTGGAACCCATATTCAGAAACTCTGGTTGACTGGGCTAAGCGCCATAATGTGAGTCGTTACTTTCTTCGTTGGAGAGATAGAGAACACAAACGGCACGAGCAATTTTCGCTGCTGACCGTCGAACGAATTTTGACTCCAGAGGCTTTGGAGTTTCTAGCTGATCCCGGCAAAGACATTGTTGAATCCATGCTACAGGCAATATCAGGTCTTAGAATCAATGACCCGGTAACAAAGCTAATGCTTAAAGCTGATGGTGAAAGTGTTTCTCGTGACCTCAAACAGAATCGCCTAGATGTCGATGAGTTTGCTTACGGTGTTCCTGTTGAGCGTTATGTATTTGATGCTTTACGTCGATTGGTTAAAACGGGCAAATGGAAAGTCAATGAGCCTGGCGCGAAGGTGTGGCATTTACATCAGGGTGTGTTCATTACATGGAAGCAGGGAGCCAGTGATATTTATGACTTGTTAACGGAAGATAAAATTCCTGGCATTCCTCGTGATCCAGATACCTTGGCTGATATTTTAATTGAGCGTGGTTTTGCTCTGAAAAACGTATTACCAGAGCATGGCAAAGATGTTTTCTATCGTTATTGGGAAGTGATCCCTGAATTACCTCAAGAAGGGGAAGAAGTCACAGGGAAAATCAAAATGCAGATGCTGCGTCTTGAATCGTCGGAGTTGGTTTTTACCACTGAACCGCCTGCGGCCATCGCGGGTGAAGTTATTGGCGATGAGGACGAACAGGAACTTGATGCCAGTGAGCTTGATGACGATGCTCCGGAAGATGGAGATGAGAACTCTGATTCGCTCACCGCTACACCAGAGCCTATTGGTTCTCTTGATGATGGATTCGAAATTCCAGATTTTATGGCAGCACCGCCCTCAACGGACTCTCAATCATCGGAACCGAAAGGTGGCACTTCCACCGATACCAAAACAAGCAAGAATGACGATAAAGCTGATGCCCCAAAAGAACCATCAGCACAAGAAATCGCTCAAACCGCAGCACCATTAGCATTAGACGATCCATTGAAAGGGCTGAAAGATGCTGGTGGGGCATTAGGAGTTTGCGATTTCCCATTCGACGCATTTGGGCTCAATACCGAGCCTGATACAACACAAAAAGACAAAGCTGAAACGCCAAATGTTCCAACAGAACAAAGCGAAGAGGACACATCTTTACCCGGCATAGACAACATTCGCTCGGGTAAGAAGCGTCAACCTAAAGCATCCGCAAACACGGCAGCATCCTTGTCACCGAATGAGTTTTTTGGCCCTGAACCGAGCGCAATATTTGATGCCCCACCAATGCCGCCAGAGGATATGTTTGCACCAATAGATGCTGTCCCTTTGGATGCCTATGACTACTCCCATGAGATGGAAGAGCGTGAAGAGTTTGTTCCAACAGAACATTTCCAAGATGCAGAGACATATTCTTCTAGTCAGCAGGATAAATCGAGTGATGTTGATGTGCGTGGTCATTTGGAGAATGTTCTAAGTGGATACGGCGCGGCAGAAAGTATTTTAAAAGAAGCCATTATTCCTGTGCTGGATGGACACAAAACATTAGGTGAAGTGCTTTGCTTTATGAAGAAAAAAGCAGTGATCCTTTATCCAGAAGGTGCCCGAGCACTTGGGGCTCCAGCCGAAGTCTTGAACACGTTATTTGACGCTGGCGCTATCGTGCCTGACCCAGTTCATCCAAACCGGAAGGTTCATGATTTTAGTGGCATTAAAGGGTTGTTACTTTCTTCTGATATCTCAGATGTTATCAAAGCTGCGATAGAACAAGCTGAGAAAGACTTTGACCCAATTCGTGAAGTTAGTGCGCTAAATGATAAACGCCAATCTGGCAAGAAAGCTGAAAAGGCACACTCAGAAAAGAAGGTTAAGAGCCAGCAAACCAACCAATCTACGCCGAAAAAGCCTAAACCTGCAATGGATATTTCGGCATTACTGCCCGGAGAGCAAACAGGTGGCCGCTCATCTGAGAATAAAAGAATCGCACAACAAACGGCACAAGGTAAGAAGGGCACAGCAGCTAAAACTCAAACCGAACAGCACAAAAATGAGAGTGAAAACAGTGCTTCTAATGAGGAAAAGCAAAATGTGTCACGTTTACCTAAGCGCCAAAAACCAAAGACAACGGTAAATAAACCACCAAAAGAAACGCGGCCAGTGAGTCTGGATTTCGATTCTGATTTAGAACTGCCAATGACAAAAGTGGTCGGGCAAATAGATCTAGAAGACGAGGAACCTAAAAAGCCTCAGAAGGCGAAAGAAATTAGTGATGAGGACTTTTTACCTCCTCAGTCTGACATTGATGCAGAGGAGGCAATTAGGCTTCTGAAAGAAATGATAAAAAACCAAAAAGGACGATGGTTAGTCGGTCCGGTCATTAAGGAGGATGGGTGTTTGGTAACAAGCGATAAGGCTCTGGAGAAAGTAACTGGTGAGTGTACGAATCTTAGCAAATCTATGCTGAGAGCATTACTCGCTAGTGGGCAACGACGCCCAAGAATGACTATTCGCCAGGGGAATTTAAGGTTAGAGGTGGAGTAA
- a CDS encoding DUF262 domain-containing protein, with protein MTNKKQKELSFRLPRPIIAFSSGGTSLSELVRGNGYDESAYPWAARMLGRFPLPSWQRGLVWTEEQNQNFIESVFQGYDLGSIMVNSWQEGDNGVMIPMSDILLDGQQRTNAVIQFTRNAFPYEGYYWNDLNRREQRVFLETQIGIKKTRCFDEEILKKVYNHLNFSGVRHELSQMA; from the coding sequence ATGACAAATAAAAAACAAAAAGAGCTGTCCTTTAGACTGCCTCGACCAATCATTGCATTTTCATCTGGTGGGACAAGTCTAAGTGAGCTTGTCAGAGGTAATGGCTATGATGAGTCTGCTTATCCTTGGGCTGCAAGAATGCTTGGTAGATTTCCTTTGCCCAGCTGGCAAAGAGGGTTGGTTTGGACAGAAGAGCAGAACCAAAACTTTATCGAGTCTGTGTTTCAGGGGTATGACCTTGGCTCCATCATGGTGAATAGCTGGCAAGAGGGAGATAACGGTGTGATGATCCCTATGTCAGATATCTTATTGGATGGGCAGCAGCGTACTAATGCAGTAATTCAATTTACAAGGAATGCATTTCCCTATGAAGGTTATTACTGGAACGACTTAAATAGGAGGGAGCAGAGAGTTTTTCTGGAGACTCAGATCGGTATTAAGAAAACACGATGCTTTGACGAAGAAATTTTGAAAAAAGTTTATAACCATTTGAACTTCTCTGGGGTGCGTCACGAACTCTCTCAAATGGCTTAA
- the traD gene encoding conjugative transfer system coupling protein TraD (Members of this protein family are the putative conjugative coupling factor, TraD, as the term is used for the SXT and TOL plasmid systems.), protein MSMDYDPLGYEMPWRPNFEGRAALGWAAASGVALTVNQMAESMPPEPFYWMTGICGVMAMSRIPKAMMLHRLQKHLFGRELEFISLKELEKMMAGSEDDMWLGHGFVWEKRHAQRVFEIIKRDWHTFTAQEPLIKKTVRVLKGKKKEDPMGQTWIHGVEPKEEKLMQPLKHTEGHTLIVGTTGSGKTRMFDIMITQAILRNEAVIIIDPKGDKEMRDNARRACEAMGHPERFVSFHPAFPDESVRLDPLRNFSRVTEIASRLAALIPSEAGADPFKSFGWQALNNIAQGLVLTYERPSIVLLKRFLEGGAAGLVIKAVQAYSARVMEDWESKAAPYLEKVKNGNREKQAFAMMKFYQDVIQPEFPHSDLEGLLSMFQHDSAHFGKMVASLLPIMNMLTSGDLGKMLSPDSSDVDDTRPISDSAKIINNGMVAYIGLDSLTDSMVGSAIGSLFLSDLTAVAGDRYNFGVNNKPVNIFVDEAAEVINDPFIQLLNKGRGAKLRLFVATQTFADFAARMGSKDKALQVLGNINNTFSLRVIDPETQKFITDNLPKTRLNYVMRTQGQNTDGEQPIMHGGNQGERLMEEEAELFSTQLLGMLPNLEYIAKISGGKIVKGRLPILTS, encoded by the coding sequence ATGAGCATGGATTATGACCCACTTGGGTATGAAATGCCGTGGAGGCCAAATTTTGAAGGTCGTGCAGCGCTAGGGTGGGCAGCTGCCAGCGGTGTGGCCTTGACGGTTAATCAAATGGCAGAGTCAATGCCTCCGGAACCGTTTTATTGGATGACTGGTATTTGTGGTGTTATGGCAATGTCCCGAATCCCAAAAGCCATGATGTTACATCGTCTCCAGAAGCATCTATTTGGTCGTGAACTGGAATTTATCTCTTTAAAAGAGCTAGAAAAAATGATGGCTGGCTCAGAAGATGATATGTGGCTTGGTCATGGTTTTGTATGGGAAAAGCGTCATGCTCAGCGTGTATTTGAAATCATCAAACGTGACTGGCACACCTTTACTGCTCAAGAGCCTTTAATCAAGAAGACGGTTCGCGTCCTTAAAGGCAAAAAGAAAGAAGATCCAATGGGGCAAACATGGATTCACGGTGTTGAACCAAAAGAAGAGAAGTTGATGCAACCGTTGAAGCATACAGAAGGCCACACGCTTATTGTAGGTACAACAGGTTCAGGCAAGACTCGTATGTTCGACATTATGATCACGCAGGCTATCTTGCGCAATGAAGCAGTGATCATTATCGACCCTAAGGGTGATAAAGAAATGAGGGACAATGCAAGGAGAGCTTGCGAAGCTATGGGCCATCCAGAGCGATTTGTTTCCTTTCACCCTGCGTTCCCAGATGAATCCGTGCGATTGGACCCTCTACGTAACTTTAGCCGTGTGACGGAGATTGCGAGCCGTTTGGCCGCGTTGATACCTTCGGAGGCAGGTGCAGATCCATTCAAATCATTTGGTTGGCAAGCACTGAACAATATCGCTCAAGGTCTTGTACTGACTTATGAACGTCCTAGCATTGTTCTGTTGAAACGATTTTTGGAAGGTGGTGCCGCAGGTCTGGTTATCAAAGCTGTACAGGCTTATTCAGCACGAGTAATGGAAGACTGGGAATCAAAAGCAGCACCATATTTGGAAAAAGTGAAAAATGGCAATAGAGAAAAGCAAGCCTTTGCCATGATGAAGTTCTACCAAGATGTTATTCAACCAGAGTTCCCTCACTCAGATTTGGAAGGCTTATTGTCGATGTTCCAACATGACTCGGCACACTTCGGGAAAATGGTTGCTTCACTGCTTCCTATCATGAACATGCTTACCTCGGGTGATTTAGGAAAGATGCTGTCTCCCGATTCAAGCGATGTCGATGATACCAGGCCAATAAGTGACTCAGCCAAAATAATAAACAATGGCATGGTTGCATACATTGGTCTGGATAGTTTGACCGACAGTATGGTTGGTTCTGCAATCGGCTCTCTTTTCTTATCTGACTTAACAGCTGTTGCTGGTGATAGATACAACTTTGGTGTCAACAATAAGCCCGTCAATATCTTTGTGGACGAAGCCGCAGAGGTGATCAATGACCCATTCATTCAGCTTCTCAACAAAGGTCGTGGCGCGAAACTTCGACTATTTGTTGCAACACAAACATTCGCTGACTTTGCCGCTCGGATGGGTAGTAAAGATAAAGCACTACAGGTTCTGGGAAACATTAACAACACATTCTCATTGCGTGTAATTGATCCTGAAACACAAAAGTTCATTACAGACAACTTACCGAAAACACGTTTGAACTACGTCATGAGAACGCAGGGCCAAAATACGGATGGTGAGCAGCCGATTATGCATGGGGGCAACCAAGGGGAACGGCTTATGGAAGAAGAAGCTGAATTGTTCTCTACGCAACTCCTGGGGATGCTGCCCAACCTTGAGTACATAGCCAAAATCTCTGGGGGGAAGATAGTCAAGGGACGGCTACCTATCTTGACATCTTAA
- a CDS encoding site-specific DNA-methyltransferase — MNIKEEIVYSNVETANSKQLAILKKHFPQCFDKQGNFIQEKLLEVVKSSDVELSKESYSLNWLGKSYARLLTNLPPQTLLHEDKQHNHLEVNKDSQNLLIKGDNLEVLKHMVNAYSEKVKMIYIDPPYNTGSDGFAYNDDRKFTPQQLSELAGINIDEATRILNFTTKGSSSHSAWLTFMYPRLYVARHLLKDDGVICISIDENEHSQLKLLCDEVFGEQNFITDFVWKNKKGGGNDSVHVAVEHEYIVMYSKEKNSLERLFESYKPEYLKRYNQEDSESKFYWDTFKRKSGKQYYAITCPDGTVLEYDENGNKISWLRSKSRFESDLKKGDVRLYQKDDGSWSVQFKQRLPKGKKPRSILINESLLDSSGTTSDGSNDLLTLFGFHPFSNPKPMSLISDLVNIVVSEGDIVLDFFAGSGSTANAIFRLNTLDNANRQFISVQIEEILQSDHPAYERGYKTIFDITKDRLLKASEKIRAENPDYQGDLGFKIFETVEDFRVKDEGELTLENHSFFDDAVLTDKQYNTLLTTWCVYDGSLLTTPIQDIDLNGYTAHLCDKRLYLIAPNFNSETIKALLHELDNNKDFEPNKVVFYGNNFDSAKQMELNEALKGYANKKSLEIDLVVRN; from the coding sequence ATGAACATTAAAGAAGAGATAGTATATTCAAACGTTGAGACAGCCAATAGCAAACAGCTTGCTATCCTCAAGAAACACTTCCCTCAATGCTTTGATAAGCAAGGGAACTTTATTCAAGAAAAGTTGCTTGAAGTAGTGAAGTCGTCTGATGTTGAGCTTTCGAAAGAGTCATATTCTCTAAATTGGTTAGGTAAGTCTTACGCTCGACTGTTAACAAACCTGCCCCCCCAAACGCTTTTGCACGAAGATAAGCAACACAACCATCTTGAAGTTAACAAAGATAGCCAAAATCTGTTGATCAAAGGCGATAACCTAGAAGTGTTGAAGCATATGGTCAATGCATACTCTGAAAAGGTGAAAATGATCTACATTGACCCACCGTATAATACAGGTTCAGACGGTTTCGCTTACAACGACGATCGAAAATTTACACCGCAGCAACTGAGTGAATTAGCTGGAATCAACATCGATGAAGCTACTCGAATTCTTAATTTCACTACAAAAGGTTCAAGTAGTCATAGTGCTTGGCTTACTTTCATGTATCCACGTCTCTATGTAGCACGCCACCTACTTAAAGATGATGGAGTGATTTGTATTTCCATTGATGAAAATGAACATTCTCAACTAAAACTTTTGTGTGATGAAGTTTTCGGAGAGCAGAATTTTATTACTGATTTTGTATGGAAAAATAAAAAAGGCGGTGGTAACGATTCTGTTCATGTGGCAGTAGAACATGAATATATAGTGATGTATTCGAAAGAAAAGAATAGCCTTGAACGTCTATTCGAGAGTTACAAACCAGAATATCTAAAACGATATAATCAAGAAGATTCAGAGTCAAAGTTTTATTGGGATACATTTAAAAGAAAATCGGGTAAACAATACTATGCAATCACCTGCCCTGATGGAACTGTTTTAGAGTATGATGAAAATGGAAATAAGATAAGCTGGCTGCGTTCGAAATCACGATTCGAATCTGATCTTAAGAAAGGAGATGTACGCCTTTATCAAAAAGATGATGGTAGTTGGTCTGTTCAATTTAAACAACGACTACCTAAAGGGAAAAAACCTCGCTCAATTCTAATCAATGAATCTCTACTTGATAGCTCTGGTACAACAAGTGATGGTAGCAATGATCTGTTAACTTTGTTTGGATTTCATCCTTTCAGTAATCCTAAACCTATGAGCCTAATTTCTGATTTGGTGAATATAGTTGTTTCTGAAGGTGATATTGTTTTGGACTTCTTTGCTGGTTCAGGCTCTACGGCCAATGCAATCTTTCGTTTAAACACCTTAGATAATGCCAATCGACAATTTATTTCTGTGCAGATAGAGGAAATTCTACAGAGTGACCATCCTGCATATGAAAGAGGCTATAAAACCATTTTCGATATAACTAAAGATCGATTGTTAAAAGCATCAGAGAAAATTAGAGCTGAAAACCCTGACTATCAAGGCGATCTTGGCTTTAAGATCTTCGAAACCGTTGAAGACTTCCGAGTAAAAGATGAAGGTGAATTAACCCTTGAAAACCACTCATTCTTCGATGATGCGGTGCTAACTGACAAGCAATACAACACGCTGCTTACAACGTGGTGTGTTTATGACGGTAGCCTATTAACAACACCAATCCAAGATATAGATTTGAATGGCTACACTGCGCACCTGTGCGACAAACGCTTGTATCTGATCGCACCTAATTTTAACAGCGAGACAATCAAAGCTTTGCTTCACGAACTCGACAACAACAAAGATTTTGAGCCTAACAAAGTCGTGTTCTACGGAAACAATTTCGATAGTGCAAAGCAAATGGAACTAAACGAAGCTCTGAAAGGCTACGCAAATAAAAAGTCTCTTGAAATTGATTTGGTGGTAAGAAACTGA